The following are from one region of the Halodesulfurarchaeum sp. HSR-GB genome:
- the pyk gene encoding pyruvate kinase: MRNAKIVCTLGPASDDRAAISDLAEAGMTVARINSSHGTREDRAALIERAQRVDAELDKPVAVMVDLQGPEIRTGETAAPVTLESGSTVTFRESATVTEQEIGLSTDISRVSPGDRVLLDDGRIETVVESVDGNAVHATVESGGKLRSHKGVNIPGVDLDVDVVTAKDRADLELAVEAGADFVAASFVRDAADVLDVEAAIEELGAEIPVVAKIERADAVDHLDEIIQTAQGIMVARGDLGVELPMEDVPLIQKRIIHKSQAAGVPVITATEMLDSMVEQARPTRAEASDVANAVLDGTDAVMLSAETAVGAHPTRVVETMDRIIREIEESVEYDEIIEQRVPEATGESRTDALARSARYLARDVNASAIVVASESGYTARRVTKFRPSVPVVATTPNDQVHRQLGLVWGVNAQHANVQVGTATTVIEDSVKAGLDSGIVDPGDTVVVLTGMMTELEGEDTTNTLKVHVAAETLAVGRSVVDGRATGPVVDLEHVAPETIESGSIGVIHRDFEGEFSDGLEKLGGIVSARSGMTGYAAMVARELEIPMITGADIEDLEPGQRVTIDGERGVVYDGEVNKPAAGRKRGPL, translated from the coding sequence ATGCGAAACGCGAAGATCGTCTGTACGCTCGGCCCGGCCAGCGACGACCGGGCCGCGATCAGCGATTTGGCTGAGGCGGGGATGACCGTCGCGCGGATCAACTCCAGTCACGGGACCCGCGAGGACCGGGCCGCGCTCATCGAGCGGGCCCAGCGGGTCGACGCCGAACTCGACAAACCGGTCGCGGTCATGGTCGACCTCCAGGGCCCGGAGATCCGCACCGGCGAGACGGCAGCGCCAGTCACCCTGGAGAGTGGCTCGACGGTCACCTTCCGCGAGTCTGCAACCGTGACCGAGCAGGAGATCGGCCTCTCCACGGACATCTCACGTGTCTCTCCTGGCGATCGCGTACTGCTCGACGACGGCCGAATCGAGACCGTCGTCGAATCCGTCGACGGGAATGCGGTCCACGCGACTGTCGAGAGCGGCGGAAAATTGCGGAGCCACAAGGGCGTAAACATCCCGGGCGTGGACCTGGACGTGGACGTAGTCACGGCGAAGGACCGCGCGGACCTCGAACTGGCCGTCGAAGCGGGGGCGGACTTCGTCGCCGCGAGTTTCGTCCGGGACGCGGCGGACGTACTCGACGTCGAGGCCGCCATCGAGGAGTTAGGCGCGGAGATCCCGGTCGTGGCGAAGATCGAACGGGCCGACGCCGTCGACCACCTGGACGAGATCATCCAGACCGCCCAGGGCATCATGGTCGCCCGGGGGGACCTGGGCGTCGAACTTCCGATGGAAGACGTCCCGCTCATCCAGAAGCGGATCATCCACAAGAGCCAGGCTGCAGGCGTGCCGGTCATCACCGCGACCGAGATGCTCGACTCGATGGTCGAACAGGCCCGCCCGACCCGTGCGGAGGCCTCGGACGTGGCGAACGCGGTCCTCGACGGGACCGACGCCGTCATGCTCTCCGCGGAGACCGCGGTCGGGGCCCACCCGACCCGGGTCGTCGAGACGATGGACCGGATCATCCGCGAGATCGAGGAGAGTGTGGAGTACGACGAAATCATCGAACAGCGGGTTCCGGAGGCGACCGGCGAGAGCCGCACGGACGCCCTCGCGCGCTCGGCACGGTATCTGGCCCGGGACGTGAACGCGAGTGCGATCGTCGTCGCGAGCGAGTCCGGGTACACGGCCCGACGGGTCACCAAGTTCCGCCCCAGCGTCCCAGTCGTGGCGACCACGCCGAACGACCAGGTCCACCGACAGCTGGGACTCGTATGGGGCGTGAACGCACAGCACGCGAACGTCCAGGTCGGGACGGCGACCACGGTCATCGAGGACTCGGTGAAAGCCGGGCTTGACTCCGGGATCGTCGACCCCGGGGATACCGTCGTCGTCCTGACCGGCATGATGACCGAACTGGAGGGGGAAGACACGACGAACACCCTCAAGGTCCACGTGGCCGCCGAAACCCTCGCCGTCGGTCGGTCGGTGGTCGACGGGCGGGCCACCGGGCCGGTCGTCGACCTGGAGCACGTGGCCCCCGAAACGATCGAGTCCGGGAGCATCGGCGTCATCCACCGGGACTTCGAAGGCGAGTTCAGCGACGGGCTGGAGAAACTCGGCGGGATCGTGAGCGCCCGCTCGGGGATGACTGGCTATGCGGCCATGGTGGCTCGCGAACTCGAAATCCCGATGATCACCGGGGCCGACATCGAGGATCTCGAACCCGGGCAGCGGGTGACCATCGACGGCGAACGCGGCGTGGTCTACGACGGCGAGGTGAACAAACCCGCGGCGGGGCGCAAACGGGGGCCGTTATGA
- a CDS encoding NfeD family protein, producing the protein MASVLGTSLSTVLLLAGLVLVVLEGFAPGAHFIVLGVALLAAGLLGILVPGAANPLVLGLTVLLAGAGSYYVYRHFEFYKGTDRGKTEGSAELMGRRGYVTERVTPRTGRVKLSEGGFDPTYAARSVEGEIDVGAEIIVVDPGGGNVVEVEALSEVDDIDRELERGRAREADVEAETEDESAR; encoded by the coding sequence ATGGCCTCAGTACTCGGGACCTCGCTGTCGACGGTCCTCCTGCTCGCCGGGCTCGTGCTCGTCGTGCTGGAAGGATTCGCACCGGGTGCACACTTCATCGTCCTGGGGGTCGCGCTCCTCGCAGCCGGGCTTCTGGGAATCCTGGTCCCGGGCGCAGCGAACCCGCTAGTGCTCGGGCTCACGGTGCTTCTCGCCGGGGCCGGCTCCTATTATGTCTACCGTCACTTCGAGTTCTACAAGGGGACCGACCGGGGGAAAACCGAGGGGTCGGCGGAGCTCATGGGACGACGCGGTTACGTGACCGAGCGTGTCACGCCCCGCACCGGCCGTGTGAAACTCTCCGAGGGCGGTTTCGATCCAACCTACGCCGCCCGGAGTGTCGAGGGCGAGATCGACGTAGGTGCCGAGATCATCGTCGTGGATCCCGGCGGCGGCAACGTCGTCGAGGTGGAAGCCCTCTCGGAAGTGGACGACATCGACCGCGAACTCGAACGCGGTCGCGCCCGCGAGGCGGATGTCGAAGCCGAGACCGAAGACGAATCGGCCAGGTAG
- a CDS encoding zinc ribbon domain-containing protein has translation MQRSWFTRRSLVAAILAMVYPGLGHVYLRAWFRAIAWFGVALIAAAMVLPESAYTAFETDGFSGLVAVSRTLPTEAVLSMLVVRVLNAIDAYLTGLQQATKAAQAEAPEANTCPECGKELDPELDFCPWCTTRLEDAENRSDR, from the coding sequence GTGCAGCGGTCCTGGTTCACGCGACGGTCGCTCGTCGCCGCGATACTGGCAATGGTCTATCCCGGGCTCGGGCACGTCTACCTCCGGGCCTGGTTTCGCGCCATCGCCTGGTTCGGCGTCGCATTGATCGCGGCAGCGATGGTGCTGCCCGAATCGGCCTACACCGCCTTCGAGACCGACGGGTTTTCGGGACTCGTGGCGGTCAGTCGGACCCTCCCGACCGAAGCGGTTCTGAGCATGCTCGTCGTCCGGGTGCTCAACGCCATCGACGCCTATCTCACCGGATTACAGCAGGCAACGAAGGCGGCCCAAGCCGAGGCACCCGAAGCGAACACCTGCCCGGAGTGTGGAAAGGAACTCGACCCGGAACTGGACTTCTGTCCGTGGTGTACCACCCGGCTGGAGGACGCCGAAAACAGGTCCGACCGCTAA
- a CDS encoding SPFH domain-containing protein — protein sequence MVLPLQSLTGPSPLSVVGLLLLVVLVVAVYQAIEIVDAYEKEALTVFGEFRGLLEPGINFIPPFVSRTYIFDMRTQTIDVPRQEAITRDNSPVTADAVVYIRVMNAKRAFLEVDDYKRAVSNLAQTTLRAVIGDMELDDTLNKRQEINARIRKELDEPTDEWGIRVESVEVREVNPSKDVQQAMEQQTSAERKRRAMILEAQGERQSAIERAEGEKRSNIIRAQGEKQSQILEAQGDAVSTVLRARSAESMGERAVIERGLEALEVIGAAESTTFVLPQELTSLVGRYGKQLTDSDVAEPTEGLESLEFDAETRELLGLDDIESILDEIGAPMDVNESDLTEGTGSIKSAEEVIEEMDAELEDTEEPTEK from the coding sequence ATGGTGCTCCCCCTTCAGTCACTGACCGGCCCGTCGCCGCTCTCGGTCGTCGGGTTGCTCCTGCTCGTGGTCCTGGTGGTGGCGGTCTACCAGGCCATCGAGATCGTCGACGCCTACGAGAAAGAGGCGTTGACGGTCTTCGGCGAGTTCCGGGGCCTGCTCGAACCGGGGATCAACTTCATCCCGCCGTTCGTCTCCCGCACGTACATCTTCGACATGCGGACCCAGACGATCGACGTGCCACGGCAGGAGGCGATCACCCGGGACAACTCCCCGGTCACCGCCGACGCCGTGGTGTACATCCGGGTCATGAACGCAAAGCGGGCCTTCCTGGAGGTCGATGATTACAAGCGAGCGGTCTCCAACCTGGCCCAGACCACGCTGCGGGCCGTGATCGGGGACATGGAACTTGACGATACGCTCAACAAGCGCCAGGAGATCAACGCCCGCATCCGGAAAGAGCTGGACGAACCCACCGACGAGTGGGGGATCAGAGTCGAGTCCGTGGAAGTTCGGGAGGTCAACCCCTCCAAGGACGTCCAGCAGGCGATGGAGCAACAGACCTCCGCCGAGCGCAAGCGCCGGGCCATGATCCTGGAGGCCCAGGGTGAACGACAGTCCGCGATCGAGCGTGCCGAGGGGGAGAAACGCTCGAACATCATCCGCGCACAGGGTGAAAAGCAGTCCCAGATCCTCGAAGCCCAGGGGGATGCAGTCTCGACCGTGCTGCGGGCTCGGTCCGCCGAATCGATGGGCGAGCGGGCCGTGATCGAACGCGGCCTGGAAGCCCTGGAGGTCATCGGTGCCGCGGAGAGTACGACCTTCGTGCTCCCACAGGAACTGACCTCGCTGGTGGGTCGGTACGGCAAACAGCTCACCGACAGCGACGTCGCCGAACCGACCGAGGGCCTGGAGAGTCTGGAGTTCGACGCGGAGACCCGGGAGTTGCTGGGGCTGGACGACATCGAATCGATCCTGGACGAGATCGGCGCGCCGATGGACGTCAACGAGTCCGACCTCACCGAGGGAACGGGCTCGATCAAGTCCGCCGAGGAGGTCATCGAGGAGATGGACGCCGAACTCGAAGACACTGAGGAACCAACGGAGAAGTAA
- a CDS encoding type I 3-dehydroquinate dehydratase produces the protein MQFESFHLAASTPNLDAEPAARPHADLLEFRMDLAADPLSALAAYDGELPIMVTNRPEWEGGEHPDGPERRDQLLEALSEPAVAAVDLELRALEEPTDRTDLGSVLDRAQERGLPVVVSVHDFERVPSRATLLGLAQRGCRLGSVAKLAMTATDPGDVLDLLAATQDLTTCGHTVATMAMGATGAHSRAIAPLYGSKIGYAPIDPEAATAPGQFDLATLDGLLETFGVERPADSKV, from the coding sequence TTGCAGTTCGAGTCGTTTCACCTGGCGGCCTCGACGCCGAACCTGGACGCGGAGCCGGCGGCTCGCCCCCACGCCGACCTGCTCGAGTTCCGGATGGATCTGGCCGCGGACCCGCTTTCGGCACTCGCGGCCTACGACGGAGAACTGCCGATCATGGTCACGAACCGACCGGAGTGGGAGGGCGGCGAGCATCCAGACGGTCCCGAGCGCCGCGACCAGCTGCTCGAAGCGCTCTCGGAGCCGGCCGTCGCGGCGGTCGACCTGGAGCTTCGAGCCCTGGAAGAGCCGACCGATCGGACGGACCTCGGCTCCGTCCTGGACCGGGCCCAGGAGCGTGGCCTACCGGTCGTCGTCTCGGTCCACGACTTCGAGCGGGTCCCCTCCAGAGCGACGCTGCTCGGTCTGGCCCAGCGGGGCTGCCGGCTCGGGTCGGTCGCCAAACTCGCCATGACCGCCACTGACCCGGGAGACGTGCTGGACCTGCTGGCCGCGACCCAGGACCTGACCACCTGTGGCCATACCGTCGCGACGATGGCGATGGGAGCCACTGGGGCACATTCCCGGGCGATTGCGCCGCTCTACGGCTCGAAGATCGGGTACGCCCCGATCGATCCCGAGGCCGCCACGGCCCCCGGGCAGTTCGATCTGGCGACCCTCGACGGACTGCTCGAGACGTTCGGTGTCGAGCGGCCCGCGGATTCAAAGGTTTAA
- a CDS encoding 2-amino-3,7-dideoxy-D-threo-hept-6-ulosonate synthase, with protein MSTGVEARLTRLGRDGKFVTVPMDHGITMGAVDGLKDIESTIADVTEGGADAVLTQKGLADRVYPNRHDAGYLVHLNGSTEIGPDEAEKRQTATVEEAVRLGADGVSFHINVGSDHEPDQIEALSNVTERAHQLGMPVLAMAYARGPGIDEHDATNLGHAVRLAEELGADIIKTAYSGDPESFEHVVESTSKPVIIAGGSPSSDRETLETVQDAVSVGGAGVSMGRTIFQHPDPYAISSAIAAVVHEGFAIDVAMDRFDLPIEP; from the coding sequence ATGTCTACAGGGGTCGAAGCGCGATTGACACGACTCGGGCGCGACGGCAAGTTCGTCACCGTCCCGATGGACCACGGCATCACCATGGGGGCAGTCGACGGGCTCAAAGACATCGAGTCGACCATCGCCGACGTCACCGAGGGCGGGGCCGACGCCGTCCTCACTCAGAAGGGACTGGCCGATCGGGTCTACCCGAACCGCCACGACGCGGGCTATCTCGTTCATCTCAATGGCTCGACGGAGATCGGCCCCGACGAGGCCGAGAAGCGCCAGACGGCGACCGTCGAGGAGGCCGTGCGGCTGGGTGCCGACGGCGTCTCCTTTCACATCAACGTCGGCAGCGACCACGAACCGGACCAGATCGAGGCGCTTTCCAACGTGACCGAACGGGCCCACCAACTGGGGATGCCGGTCCTCGCGATGGCGTACGCTCGTGGCCCGGGCATCGACGAACACGACGCCACGAACCTGGGGCATGCCGTCAGGTTGGCCGAGGAACTCGGGGCCGATATCATCAAGACTGCCTACTCCGGGGACCCGGAGAGTTTCGAACACGTCGTCGAGTCGACGAGCAAACCCGTCATCATCGCCGGTGGCAGTCCGTCCAGCGACCGTGAGACGCTCGAAACCGTCCAGGATGCGGTCTCGGTCGGTGGGGCCGGCGTCTCGATGGGCCGAACGATCTTTCAGCATCCCGACCCCTACGCCATCTCTTCGGCTATCGCGGCCGTCGTCCACGAGGGCTTTGCCATCGACGTGGCGATGGACCGATTCGACCTGCCGATCGAGCCCTGA
- a CDS encoding flippase-like domain-containing protein, with translation MESAVEVSVVLPAYNEAGTIESTVEVTLDTLESFLPAGTFEVIIAEDGCDDRTPEIADRLAAADDRISHYHSDERLGRGEALNRAFESAAGDTLVYFDTDLATDMSHLEELVESVRSGEYDLATGSRWMPGEEADRPAKRAISSRGFNILVRTLLGSDLQDHQAGFKAFSRAAFQALRPAVKDSHWFWDTEMLVKAQRRGFAVKEFAVDWTPKGDSKVDLVRDVLGMGSQILRTAWEIQVKPYANRRTGMVAGLLLSVLAIALMFFYLDPRDVLREMARADLGLVAVAALVYVFSWPIRGWRYADILGSLGYRERVGFLTGAVFISQTGNLVFPARAGDAVRAYVVKARRQVPYTSGFASLAVERVFDLLTITVLAGGVLLGVVTLAPERVVALSQALTEGTGLSGGQQESARTAIAVAAVVGIGAIGAVIAIVLSARSDRNRIRRVVNWASEDSYVELVATTLEGFVGDVQRVAAEPATFVRVGLASLAIWAIDVLTAILVFQAFGVEVPLGLLVAVSFFAVSVGNLAKVLPLSPGGIGLYEAAFTVLVVALTAVSPPTALGVAIVDHAVKNAVTVLGGAASMVVLNVSLTEAIDGPGEIEEGSSRPDRT, from the coding sequence ATGGAGTCGGCTGTGGAGGTCAGCGTCGTGCTCCCCGCATACAACGAGGCGGGGACCATCGAATCGACCGTCGAGGTCACCCTCGACACGCTGGAATCGTTCCTCCCGGCCGGCACGTTCGAGGTCATCATCGCCGAGGACGGCTGCGATGATCGAACCCCGGAGATCGCCGATCGACTGGCGGCTGCGGACGACCGGATCAGTCACTACCACAGCGACGAGCGACTGGGCCGGGGTGAGGCGCTGAATCGGGCCTTCGAGAGCGCCGCCGGCGACACGCTGGTCTACTTCGACACCGACCTCGCGACGGACATGTCCCACCTCGAAGAGCTCGTCGAGAGTGTCCGCTCCGGGGAGTACGACCTCGCCACTGGCTCGCGCTGGATGCCCGGTGAGGAGGCCGACCGGCCGGCCAAGCGGGCGATCTCCAGTCGCGGATTCAACATCCTCGTTCGAACGCTTTTGGGCTCGGACTTGCAGGATCACCAGGCCGGGTTCAAGGCCTTCAGCCGGGCTGCCTTTCAGGCCCTGCGCCCGGCGGTGAAAGACTCCCACTGGTTCTGGGACACCGAGATGCTCGTCAAGGCCCAGCGGCGAGGATTTGCCGTCAAGGAGTTCGCGGTGGACTGGACGCCCAAGGGGGACTCGAAGGTCGATCTGGTCCGGGACGTCCTCGGGATGGGCAGCCAGATCCTCCGGACGGCCTGGGAGATCCAGGTCAAACCATACGCGAACCGACGGACCGGCATGGTCGCGGGGCTGTTGCTTTCGGTACTGGCCATCGCGTTGATGTTCTTCTATCTGGATCCCCGGGACGTGCTCCGGGAGATGGCCCGGGCCGACCTGGGCCTGGTGGCGGTTGCCGCGCTCGTCTATGTCTTCTCCTGGCCGATTCGTGGCTGGCGATACGCCGACATTCTGGGATCGCTCGGCTATCGCGAGCGCGTGGGCTTTCTCACGGGGGCGGTCTTCATCAGCCAGACCGGGAACCTGGTGTTCCCCGCCAGGGCCGGGGACGCCGTCCGGGCCTACGTCGTCAAAGCCAGACGGCAGGTGCCCTATACCTCGGGGTTCGCCTCGCTCGCCGTCGAACGGGTCTTCGACCTGCTGACGATCACCGTCCTGGCCGGCGGGGTGCTCCTCGGCGTCGTCACCCTCGCCCCCGAACGGGTCGTGGCGCTGAGCCAGGCCCTGACAGAGGGGACCGGCCTCTCCGGGGGGCAACAGGAGAGTGCCCGAACGGCGATCGCCGTCGCAGCGGTGGTCGGGATCGGCGCAATCGGGGCCGTGATCGCCATCGTCCTCTCCGCGCGATCGGATCGCAACCGGATCCGGCGGGTCGTCAACTGGGCGTCGGAGGACTCCTACGTCGAACTGGTCGCGACGACCCTCGAAGGGTTCGTGGGCGACGTCCAGCGTGTCGCAGCCGAACCGGCCACCTTTGTTCGGGTCGGGCTCGCGAGTCTTGCAATCTGGGCGATCGACGTTCTCACGGCCATCCTGGTCTTCCAGGCCTTCGGCGTCGAGGTGCCACTCGGGCTGTTGGTCGCAGTCTCCTTCTTCGCGGTCAGCGTGGGCAACCTGGCGAAAGTGCTGCCCCTCTCCCCCGGTGGGATCGGCCTCTACGAGGCGGCGTTCACGGTGCTTGTTGTTGCCCTGACAGCGGTCTCACCACCTACGGCGCTGGGCGTCGCCATCGTCGATCACGCGGTGAAAAACGCCGTGACGGTGCTTGGCGGCGCGGCCTCGATGGTCGTCCTGAACGTCTCGCTCACCGAGGCGATCGACGGGCCGGGCGAGATCGAAGAGGGGTCGAGTCGACCGGACCGAACCTGA
- a CDS encoding MarR family transcriptional regulator: protein MGIDEEKRTTLRKFAAVGAGSPLLGLASQDEGDSETREAIAGYVERTPGAHFSKIRDDLGIATGETQYHLRRLTDQGTLERYRDGDYKRFYPAGRFDTFEQVTLGYLRRETPRAMLCSLLQEPTHTGSSLSAAIGVSPATVSNYATEMAEHGVLDRSEGYQVNRPETVITLLVRYAESFDAETVNFAADAADLLRYEP, encoded by the coding sequence ATGGGAATCGACGAGGAGAAGCGCACAACGTTGCGGAAGTTCGCTGCCGTCGGAGCCGGGAGCCCGTTGCTCGGGCTGGCGAGTCAGGACGAGGGGGACAGCGAGACACGGGAAGCCATCGCGGGCTACGTCGAGCGGACCCCCGGCGCGCACTTCTCGAAGATCCGTGACGACCTGGGGATCGCGACGGGGGAGACTCAGTATCACCTCCGGCGGCTCACCGACCAGGGCACACTCGAACGCTACCGGGATGGGGACTACAAGCGCTTTTATCCAGCCGGCCGGTTCGATACCTTCGAGCAGGTCACGCTGGGCTACCTCAGACGGGAGACCCCCCGAGCCATGCTTTGCTCGCTGTTGCAGGAGCCCACCCACACCGGGTCCTCGCTTTCAGCGGCGATCGGTGTCTCACCGGCGACGGTGAGCAACTACGCCACGGAAATGGCAGAACACGGTGTCCTCGACCGGAGTGAGGGGTATCAGGTGAATCGGCCGGAGACGGTCATCACGCTGCTCGTTCGATACGCCGAGAGCTTCGACGCGGAGACGGTCAACTTCGCCGCGGACGCGGCCGACCTGCTCAGGTACGAACCCTGA
- a CDS encoding 3-dehydroquinate synthase II, whose translation MTRSVWLKADDEVGDWEQRKRRITAGLEAGVDWILVDEWDVDRVRELGEMNVAAFVTDDVDVIGDDAEAAGEADRYVVGKDGEGDGTIDLPTDFSGSADLSTLRRDGASGAYVRIYDPDYETFAEKAAEESEFTIVVGEDWQIIPLENLIARIGDSTDLIAGVTTAEEAKTAFETLEMGASGVLLDTDDPDEIRETVAVRDDFDREQLDLEYATVSAIEPAGSADRVCVDTGSLFDHDEGMLIGSMSRGLFFVHAETAESPYVASRPFRVNAGAVHAYARLPDGSTTYLSELGSGDEVQVVDTDGQTREAVVGRAKIERRPMFRLEAETESGDRIETLIQNAETIKVHAKTGRKAVTDLEAGDEVLVYTQPGGRHFGESIDERIIEK comes from the coding sequence ATGACACGGAGCGTCTGGCTCAAGGCCGACGACGAGGTCGGCGACTGGGAGCAACGCAAGCGACGGATCACCGCCGGGCTCGAGGCCGGCGTCGACTGGATTCTCGTCGACGAGTGGGACGTCGACCGGGTCCGCGAACTGGGCGAGATGAACGTCGCCGCCTTCGTCACCGACGACGTCGACGTGATCGGCGACGACGCCGAGGCCGCCGGCGAGGCCGACCGCTACGTGGTCGGCAAGGACGGCGAGGGCGACGGGACGATCGACCTGCCGACTGACTTTTCTGGATCAGCGGACCTCTCCACGCTTCGCCGTGACGGTGCGAGCGGGGCCTACGTGCGGATCTACGACCCGGACTACGAGACTTTCGCCGAGAAGGCGGCCGAGGAGTCCGAATTCACGATCGTCGTGGGCGAGGACTGGCAGATTATTCCCCTGGAGAACCTCATCGCCCGAATCGGCGACTCGACGGATCTCATCGCGGGTGTGACGACCGCCGAGGAGGCAAAGACCGCCTTCGAGACCCTGGAGATGGGTGCGAGCGGGGTCCTGCTGGACACCGACGACCCGGACGAGATCCGGGAGACCGTCGCAGTCCGGGACGACTTCGACCGCGAGCAACTGGACCTGGAGTACGCCACGGTCAGCGCCATCGAACCCGCCGGCAGCGCGGATCGGGTCTGTGTGGACACGGGCAGTCTCTTCGACCACGACGAGGGGATGTTGATCGGGAGCATGTCACGCGGACTCTTCTTCGTCCACGCCGAGACTGCCGAATCACCGTACGTCGCCTCCCGTCCCTTCCGGGTCAACGCGGGCGCGGTCCATGCCTACGCCCGCCTCCCGGACGGCTCGACGACGTATCTCTCCGAACTCGGGAGTGGCGACGAGGTGCAGGTCGTCGATACGGATGGACAGACCCGCGAGGCCGTCGTCGGCCGGGCCAAGATCGAGCGCCGGCCGATGTTCCGGCTGGAAGCCGAAACCGAAAGCGGCGACCGGATCGAGACGCTCATCCAGAACGCAGAAACCATCAAGGTCCACGCCAAGACCGGGCGCAAAGCCGTCACCGACCTGGAAGCCGGAGACGAGGTGCTGGTCTACACCCAGCCGGGTGGCCGGCACTTCGGGGAGTCCATCGACGAGCGCATTATCGAGAAGTAA
- a CDS encoding transcription initiation factor IIB family protein: MPNATLRSREKEEEEPERTDSCPECGGLVVHDEEHSEKVCADCGLVVEEEGIDRGPEWRAFDSQEKDEKSRVGAPTTNTMHDKGLSTNIDWRNKDAYGNSLGSRQRQKMQRLRKWNERFRTRDAKERNLKQALGEIDRMASALGLPDNVRETASVIYRRALEEDLLPGRSIEGVATSCVYAAARQAGVPRSLDEINDVSRVDKDEIARTYRYVIRELGLEVKPADPASYVPRFASSLELSDEAQHRARELLENAKEKGVHSGKSPVGLAAAAVYAAALLTNEKTTQAKVSEVADISEVTIRNRYHELLEAEDSIPV; encoded by the coding sequence ATGCCCAACGCAACTCTCAGATCACGCGAAAAAGAAGAGGAGGAACCCGAACGAACGGACAGCTGTCCGGAGTGTGGCGGTCTGGTCGTCCACGACGAGGAACACAGCGAGAAGGTCTGTGCGGACTGTGGCCTGGTCGTCGAGGAGGAAGGGATCGACCGCGGGCCCGAGTGGCGGGCCTTTGACTCCCAGGAGAAAGACGAGAAGTCCCGGGTCGGGGCCCCCACCACGAACACGATGCACGACAAGGGCCTCTCCACGAACATCGACTGGCGGAACAAGGACGCCTACGGCAACTCCCTTGGCTCCCGACAGCGCCAGAAGATGCAGCGCCTGCGCAAGTGGAACGAGCGCTTCCGCACCCGTGACGCCAAGGAGCGCAACCTCAAGCAGGCCCTCGGCGAGATCGACCGGATGGCCAGTGCGCTTGGCCTGCCGGACAACGTCCGCGAGACAGCCTCGGTGATCTATCGCCGGGCCCTCGAAGAAGACCTGCTCCCGGGCCGTTCGATCGAGGGCGTCGCGACCTCGTGTGTCTATGCCGCCGCCCGCCAGGCCGGCGTGCCCCGCAGCCTCGATGAGATCAACGACGTCAGCCGGGTCGACAAGGACGAGATCGCCCGCACCTACCGGTACGTGATCCGGGAACTGGGCCTGGAAGTCAAGCCCGCGGATCCCGCGAGTTACGTCCCCCGGTTTGCCTCCTCACTCGAACTCAGCGACGAGGCCCAGCATCGGGCCCGGGAACTGCTGGAGAACGCCAAGGAGAAGGGCGTCCACAGCGGCAAGAGCCCGGTCGGGCTCGCCGCCGCCGCGGTCTATGCGGCCGCCCTGCTCACCAACGAGAAGACCACACAGGCAAAGGTCAGTGAAGTCGCGGACATCTCGGAGGTCACCATCCGCAACCGATATCACGAACTCCTCGAAGCCGAGGACTCGATTCCGGTCTAA